From the genome of Myxococcales bacterium:
GGGCAGCAGGCCTTGGTCTGTTGGCCCCGGCACTTCTTGCCGGGGTGCCTGTGGGGTGTCGCGGGGAGTCGCGACCAGCGCCTGGGCCCCCGGCAGGCGGTGGGGGCCCCGGCGCAACCTTGGACCTTCTGGTCCCCGAGCTCTCCCTGCCCACCGAGGAACGCGCCGTGCAAGCGGTCGCGCCGCCGGTCACGGCCCCACCGCGCGCGTTGCGCCGTTGCTTTGACGACCTGCCGGTGTGGACCGAGTCTGCCGTGCCCGACCTGCTCGACCGCGCCGCTGCCTATTTCGAGGCCGACGACGCCGCAGGCGCACTGGCCTGTGCGGAAGAAGCCGCACGCCAGGCGCCACGGTCCATCGAAGCGCATCACGATCGGGCCGCGGCCCTGATGCGCCTGGGGCGCTTGGACGACGCCCGCGAAGCGGTGACCCTGGTTCTGGCGATGGCGCCTCAAGACACGCAGGCGCTCGAGTTGGCGGCGGACCTCTACGTCAACCATCTTGCGCCGTCATCTGAGCGTGCGGCCATTGGCCTTGCGTATGCGCGGAGAGCGAGTCGTGGTGCGGGGGGTATGCGCGCGCGCGTCGCCCGGGTCTCGCTTCTGGAGGGCCAGGCGCTCATTGATCTGGGGCAAGCCCATCAGGCCCTTCGACCGCTCAGCCGTGCGGTGGCCATGGCCGACGGCGACCTGCGTCCGGCGGCGACCTACGAGCTGTCCGTGGCTCTCTTCGAGCTGGCGCGCTTCGATGAGGCGCGCGAACAGCTCGAAGC
Proteins encoded in this window:
- a CDS encoding metallopeptidase family protein is translated as MDLLVPELSLPTEERAVQAVAPPVTAPPRALRRCFDDLPVWTESAVPDLLDRAAAYFEADDAAGALACAEEAARQAPRSIEAHHDRAAALMRLGRLDDAREAVTLVLAMAPQDTQALELAADLYVNHLAPSSERAAIGLAYARRASRGAGGMRARVARVSLLEGQALIDLGQAHQALRPLSRAVAMADGDLRPAATYELSVALFELARFDEAREQLEAVLALEPDNAHALFHMGLVLERAGALVEADAAFARASELAPDSFPPLLLVSPRDFEERVRQALAALPREAQESLHDVPVETADLPALDDLVAESPPLSPTILGLFRGLPLGRHAGPQVGTTAARTKKGRSTSGRVPPGITAAASPAQYSAPERAILLYRRNLLRTARTDAELDEAIARTLLHEVGHLQGEDDGSLRDRGLE